A window of Zingiber officinale cultivar Zhangliang chromosome 5A, Zo_v1.1, whole genome shotgun sequence contains these coding sequences:
- the LOC121982730 gene encoding probable UDP-N-acetylglucosamine--peptide N-acetylglucosaminyltransferase SEC: MDCNMMSVAASFYKATLAVTAGISAPFNNLAIIYKQQILGSTYIATLLVQPLLPAWIFNHENCCFLLVQTDADGLVNRGNTFKEIGRVTEAIQDYIRAVNIRPTMPEAHANLASAYKDSLQISSIPELKLMKCGSSGSNPILLTLNSSSKQPFTDSNQQL; the protein is encoded by the exons atggattg caACATGATGAGTGTTGCTGCATCATTCTATAAGGCAACTTTAGCAGTTACAGCAGGGATATCTGCGCCCTTCAacaacttggctattatatacaagCAACAG ATACTAGGCAGCACCTACATAGCTACATTGCTAGTTCAACCTTTGCTTCCTGCGTGGATATTCAATCATGAGAATTGCTGCTTTTTGCTAGTTCAGACTGATGCTGATGGTCTTGTCAATAGAGGGAACACATTTAAGGAGATTGGTAGAGTTACTGAAGCAATTCAGGATTATATACGTGCTGTGAATATCAGACCAACTATGCCTGAAGCCCATGCAAATTTGGCTTCAGCTTACAAAGATAG tttacaaatctcaagtattccagagttgaaattgatgaagtgcggttcgagtgg CAGCAACCCCATCCTGCTTACCTTGAATTCCAGCAGTAAACAACCCTTCACCGACAGCAATCAGCAGCTGTGA